A region from the Aphis gossypii isolate Hap1 chromosome 1, ASM2018417v2, whole genome shotgun sequence genome encodes:
- the LOC114124304 gene encoding transcriptional adapter 2-alpha, with protein MFTKKRELCCRFCFTDLWLEHTFIKCATPVCAELKICLCLQCFAAGTGDHVHKNTDPYQVLCNAIVVGDHLWAAHEEITLLDTFMDTMSWEKVARKLGRSPKECELHYFENYVFYPKIKGLEDVNKNAFRIDRFDKVNKNEAKLSSDTSDSEESYHQYELAIRLAGYQPARGSFEEEYDNQAECILQLLNEPIWIDQTSKTILESNLLFQRLNTTILDIFNERLQERHRRKQIIKDYGLIVFNKHQLWIKSMEIILGPEMMQRLIRYLHLIKPIAFDFLVTNLKQEHELLAKIHKLIDYRKNGLTKMAQINIFKELSTKREEYLKIRPLGSSTSRIIENSKPRMNVCNLPGFQKLDNDERELCAQIKMLPESYLKFKELLINECEKSKGIILKTARSLVKIDVNKTRKIYNLLMSKSIIWQRSQD; from the exons ATGTTCACGAAAAAGAGGGAACTATGTTGCAGGTTTTGCTTTACAGACCTTTGGCTTGAGCATACTTTCATCAAGTGCGCAACTCCTGTCTGTGCCGAGTTAAAAATTTGCCTTTGTCTTCAATGTTTTGCAGCTGGCACCGGAGATCATGTTCACAAGAACACAGATCCTTATCAAGTTCTGTGTAATGCCATCGTCGTTGGCGACCACTTGTGGGCAGCTCATGAAGAAATCACATTACTTGATACATTTATGGATACCATGTCATGGGAAAAAGTTGCTAGAAAATTAGGCAGATCGCCCAAGGAATGTGAACTCCATTACTTCGAGAATTATGTGTTTTATCCAAAAATTAAAGGTTTAGAAGATGTGAACAAAAATGCATTTAGAATTGATAGATTTGATAAAGTGAATAAAAATGAGGCGAAATTGAGTAGTGACACCTCAGATTCAGaag aatcttATCATCAATATGAATTAGCTATTCGTTTAGCCGGATATCAACCAGCACGCGGATCATTTGAAGAAGAATATGATAATCAAGCtgaatgtattttacaattattaaatgaaccaATATGGATTGATCAGACATCTAAAACCATTTtagaatcaaatttattattccaaCGGCTAAATACAaccattttagatatttttaatgagaGGCTGCAAGAACGACATagaagaaaacaaattataaaagactatggacttattgtatttaataaacatcaatTATGGATTAAGTCTATGGAG ATTATATTGGGTCCAGAAATGATGCAAAGGTTAATTCGTTATTTACACCTCATAAAACCAATAGCTTTTGATTTCCTGGTCACTAATCTTAAACAAGAACATGAATTATTAGCTAAAATTCATAAGCTTATTGATTATCGTAAAAATGGCTTAACTAAAATGGctcaaatcaatatttttaaagaattaagtACCAAAAgagaagaatatttaaaaataagaccaCTGGGATCATCAACATCAAGAATTATTGAAAACTCAAAACCTCGTATGAATGTTTGTAATCTTCCAGGTTTCCAAAAACTTGATAATGATGAAAGGGAACTTTGTGCTCAGATTAAAATGTTACCTGAatcatatttgaaatttaaggaattacttattaatgagTGTGAAAAATCTaaaggtataattttaaagactgCAAGAAGTTTGGTTAAAATTGATGTtaataaaacaagaaaaatttataacttattgatgagtaaaagtataatatggcAACGTTCCCAAgactga
- the LOC114124296 gene encoding protein Peter pan isoform X2, translated as MGSKRKSTVKKNKRLKKLKKTVYEEPEELKRAPHSFVIHRGQIGKSLLQLVKDFRKVMEPFTAASLQVYKKNTIKDFVALAGPMHVSHLCVFTSSDTGVNFRVARLPQGPTMTFKLQNYALSKDVVSSLRKQMVNPKLFSHAPLIVMNNFTGEGLHINLMATMFQNMFPTINVTKVNLNDIKRCVLMNYNTETKLIEFRHYAIKTVPVGLSKGVKKIVQSKVPDLSNFDDIDEFLLKPELLSDSEFEESIVGTQSSIRLSELGPRLTLQLIKVEEGLMTGDVMFHEFIKKPDEKPDDKKEAKEEV; from the exons atgGGTTCCAAACGTAAATCTACcgtaaagaaaaat AAACGGTTGAAGAAATTGAAGAAAACTGTATATGAAGAACCTGAAGAATTGAAAAGAGCTCCACATTCATTTGTTATCCACCGAGGACAAATAGGTAAAAGTCTATTGCAGTTGGTCAAAGATTTTCGAAAAGTTATGGAACCATTCACTGCTGCTTCattacaa gtttacaaaaaaaacacaattaagGATTTTGTTGCTTTGGCAGGCCCAATGCATGTTTCACATTTGTGCGTATTCACAAGCTCAGATACCGGGGTTAATTTTCGTGTTGCTAGATTACCTCAAGGTCCAACAATGACatttaaactacaaaattatgCTTTAAGCAAAGATGTTGTGTCGTCTTTGCGCAAACAAATGGTAAATCCAAAATTGTTCAGTCATGCCCCCttaattgttatgaataattttactgGTGAAGGACTGCATATCAACCTAATGGCCACTATGTTCCAAAATATGTTCCCAACTATTAATGTCACAAAA GTAAATTTGAATGATATTAAAAGATGTGTTTTAATGAACTACAACACTGaaacaaaattgattgaaTTTAGACATTATGCTATTAAAACCGTTCCAGTTGGCTTATCTAAaggagtaaaaaaaattgttcagaGTAAAGTACcagatttatcaaattttgacgacATTGATGAATTCttgttaaa accAGAACTACTGTCTGATAGTGAGTTTGAAGAATCTA TAGTAGGAACTCAGTCTTCCATACGATTGAGTGAGCTTGGACCAAGACTAACATTACAG TTGATCAAAGTTGAAGAAGGACTTATGACTGGCGATGTGATGTtccatgaatttattaaaaaaccagATGAAAAACCAGATGATAAAAAAGAAGCAAAAGAGGAAGTCTAA
- the LOC114124296 gene encoding suppressor of SWI4 1 homolog isoform X3, with amino-acid sequence MEPFTAASLQVYKKNTIKDFVALAGPMHVSHLCVFTSSDTGVNFRVARLPQGPTMTFKLQNYALSKDVVSSLRKQMVNPKLFSHAPLIVMNNFTGEGLHINLMATMFQNMFPTINVTKVNLNDIKRCVLMNYNTETKLIEFRHYAIKTVPVGLSKGVKKIVQSKVPDLSNFDDIDEFLLKPELLSDSEFEESTSSNVVVPQKLVSRGNIVGTQSSIRLSELGPRLTLQLIKVEEGLMTGDVMFHEFIKKPDEKPDDKKEAKEEV; translated from the exons ATGGAACCATTCACTGCTGCTTCattacaa gtttacaaaaaaaacacaattaagGATTTTGTTGCTTTGGCAGGCCCAATGCATGTTTCACATTTGTGCGTATTCACAAGCTCAGATACCGGGGTTAATTTTCGTGTTGCTAGATTACCTCAAGGTCCAACAATGACatttaaactacaaaattatgCTTTAAGCAAAGATGTTGTGTCGTCTTTGCGCAAACAAATGGTAAATCCAAAATTGTTCAGTCATGCCCCCttaattgttatgaataattttactgGTGAAGGACTGCATATCAACCTAATGGCCACTATGTTCCAAAATATGTTCCCAACTATTAATGTCACAAAA GTAAATTTGAATGATATTAAAAGATGTGTTTTAATGAACTACAACACTGaaacaaaattgattgaaTTTAGACATTATGCTATTAAAACCGTTCCAGTTGGCTTATCTAAaggagtaaaaaaaattgttcagaGTAAAGTACcagatttatcaaattttgacgacATTGATGAATTCttgttaaa accAGAACTACTGTCTGATAGTGAGTTTGAAGAATCTACAAGTTCTAATGTTGTTGTTCCACAAAAATTGGTGAGTCGGGGCAACATAGTAGGAACTCAGTCTTCCATACGATTGAGTGAGCTTGGACCAAGACTAACATTACAG TTGATCAAAGTTGAAGAAGGACTTATGACTGGCGATGTGATGTtccatgaatttattaaaaaaccagATGAAAAACCAGATGATAAAAAAGAAGCAAAAGAGGAAGTCTAA
- the LOC114124285 gene encoding NAD(P) transhydrogenase, mitochondrial-like isoform X1: MFRLVAGAASRRRSRIAVAAAGRESGSTTAESRVPYGQLGVGVPKETWSGEKRVALVPSSVELLTKLGWNVKVERDAGAEAKFRDQDYEIAGAEIVSRENAFDSDVILKVRYPITNEVPLFKNGSTLISYLYPAKNHDLIKSLATKKMNVFAMDCMPRISRAQVFDVLSSMSNVAGYRAVIEAANHYPRFLAGQITAAGKLPPAKVFVIGGGVAGLAAIAQAKNMGAIVRAFDTRSAVKEQVESLGAQFLTVSIQEEGSTSGGYSKEMSKEFIEEEMELFSRQLKDVDIVISTALIPGKPAPKLILKEHIKNMKPGSVVVDLAAEAGGNIETTRVGEIYTYNDVVHIGITDLPSKLPSQSSSLYSNNISKFLLTIGSDKHFWINLEDEVIRGSIVLKSGVLLWPPPPPPQLEILKESKVVSKQVEIIPVDHLQKHLKDSLAVSTGLGSLLAFGAISPNHNFSIMASTFSLASIAGYYTVWDVTPALHSPLMSVTNAISGITAVGGLLLMGGTYYPTDAVQGLAATAALLSFVNVFGGFVVTQRMLQMFKRPSDPPEYNALYFIPASVFFCGYTWGIMNSLPEIHNFAALGSSLCCIGAIASLSSQKTARFGNNLGIIGVSGGIASTLGYIAPSTEVLAQMIVCTGLGGAIGSIVAKRIQITDLPQLVAGFHSLVGLAAVFTCLATFMHDFPLFATDPTATVIKTSLFLGSSIGGITFSGSLIAYGKLQGILASKPLLLPGRHTINMGLFAGNLASMAYFFYDPSMFGGLASLSSATAFSAALGLSLTSSIGGADMPVVITVLNSYSGWALCAEGFMLNNNLMTIVGALIGSSGAILSYIMCKAMNRSLTSVILGGFGNKPVKSSKQAEIAGTHTETSVDQVADLMINSKNIIITPGYGLCVAKAQYPLAEMVSILKKSGKTVRFGIHPVAGRMPGQLNVLLAEAGIPYEDMLEMDEINDDFNKTDLVLVVGANDIVNSGAEDDPNSVIAGMPVLKVWNANQVIVMKRSLGFGYAAVENPIFYKPNTNMLLGDAKITCEQLLAKIKANQ, encoded by the exons ATGTTTCGGTTAGTAGCTGGAGCGGCGTCGCGTCGACGTTCCCGCATTGCCGTTGCCGCTGCCGGACGCGAGTCCGGTTCCACGACCGCAGAGTCGAGAGTTCCCTACGGTCAACTTGGAGTGGGCGTGCCGAAGGAGACTTGGTCCGGGGAGAAGAG GGTGGCCCTGGTGCCGAGTTCCGTAGAACTCTTGACGAAACTTGGCTGGAACGTAAAAGTCGAACGGGATGCGGGTGCCGAGGCCAAGTTCAGAGATCAAGATTATGAAATCGCTGGAGCTGAGATCGTTTCGAGAGAAAATGCGTTCGATTCGG ATGTTATACTTAAAGTCAGATATCCTATTACGAACGAAGTGCCTCTGTTTAAAAACGGTTCCACGTTGATATCATATTTGTATCCAGCAAAAAatcatgatttaattaaatcattggcaacaaaaaaaatgaatgtttttg CAATGGATTGTATGCCTAGAATATCCAGAGCTCAAGTTTTTGATGTACTAAGTTCTATGTCAAACGTGGCTGGTTACAGAGCTGTCATCGAAGCTGCAAATCACTACCCAAGATTTTTAGCcg gacAAATAACTGCGGCTGGGAAATTACCGCCAGCTAAAGTATTTGTGATTGGTGGAGGTGTAGCTGGTCTAGCCGCTATTGCACAAGCTAAAAATATGGGAGCCATTGTTAGAGCATTTGATACACGGTCTGCTGTCAAGGAACAAGTTGAATCCTTAGGAGCACAATTTTTGACAGTTTCTATTCAG gaagaAGGTTCAACTTCGGGGGGTTACAGCAAAGAGATGTCCAAAGAATTTATTGAAGAAGAAATGGAATTATTTTCTAGACAACTAAAAGATGTAGATATTGTTATTTCAACTGCATTAATTCCAGGAAAACCGGCACCCAAgttgattttaaaa GAGCacattaaaaacatgaaaCCTGGAAGTGTTGTAGTTGACTTAGCTGCCGAAGCAGGCGGGAATATTGAAACAACTCGTGTTGGCGAAATTTACACTTATAATGATGTTGTGCATATTGGGATAACTGACTTGCCATCTAAACTACCATCACAGAGTTCTTCTTTGTAttcgaataatatatcaaaatttttactAACCATAGGCAGTGATAAACACTTTTGGATAAATTTAGAAGATGAAGTTATAAGGGGAagcattgttttaaaatcaggAGTATTATTATggccaccaccaccacctccACAACTTGAAATACTAAAAGAGAGTAAAGTGGTTTCAAAACAAGTTGAAATTATCCCTGTTGATCATCtccaaaaacatttgaaagaTTCGTTGGCAGTTAGCACCGGTCTTGGAAGCTTATTAGCATTTGGAGCTATATCTCCTAATCATAATTTCTCTATCATGGCATCTACATTTTCATTAGCTAGTATTGCTGGTTATTATACAGTTTGGG atGTAACTCCTGCATTGCATTCACCATTAATGTCTGTAACTAATGCCATATCGGGAATAACAGCGGTTGggggtttattattaatgggtGGAACATATTATCCTACAGACGCGGTGCAG GGATTAGCTGCAACAGCCGCACTTTTATCGTTCGTTAATGTATTTGGTGGATTTGTAGTGACTCAACGTATGTTACAAATGTTCAAAAg gCCAAGTGACCCACCAGAATacaatgcattatattttataccggCTTCGGTATTCTTTTGTGGTTATACATGGGGCATAATGAATAGCTTACcagaaatacataattttgcaGCATTAGGATCATCTTTATGTTGTATTGGTGCAATTGCTTCTTTGAGTTCACAAAAAACAGCTCGCTTTGGAAATAATTTAGGAATA ATTGGAGTCAGTGGTGGGATTGCCTCAACACTTGGCTATATTGCACCATCCACAGAAGTTTTGGCTCAAATGATAGTGTGTACTGGCCTTGGAGGTGCAATTGGTTCAATTGTAGCAAAGCGAATACAAATTACTGATTTGCCTCAACTTGTGGCGGGATTCCATAG tcttgTTGGTTTAGCTGCAGTGTTTACTTGTTTAGCAACATTCATGCATGATTTCCCATTATTTGCAACTGACCCAACTGCAACTGTTATAAAGACATCATTATTCTTAGGCTCGTCAATTGGTGGAATTACATTTAGTGGATCGTTAATTGCTTATGGAAAACTACAAGGAATTTTGGCTTCAAAACCATTATTGCTTCCAGGAAGACACACAATAAATATGGGCCTTTTTGCCGGAAACTTGGCTTCTAtggcatattttttctatgacCCATCAATGTTTGGAGGCTTGGCATCATTGTCATCTGCTACTGCTTTTTCGGCAGCTTTAGGATTGTCACTAACCTCATCTATCGGag gtGCTGATATGCCGGTCGTGATTAcagtattaaatagttattcagGATGGGCATTATGTGCTGAAgggtttatgttaaataataacttgatGACAATTGTAGGGGCTCTGATTGGATCCTCTGGTGCTATATTGTCTTACATCATGTGTAAG gcaATGAATCGTTCTTTGACTAGTGTTATACTTGGTGGTTTTGGTAATAAACCCGTTAAGTCCAGTAAACAAGCAGAAATAGCTGGAACACACACAGAAACAAGTGTTGACCAGGTAGCTGATCTCatgataaattcaaaaaatattataatcacaccag gtTATGGTTTATGTGTTGCTAAGGCACAATATCCACTGGCTGAAATGGTTTCGATTTTAAAGAAAAGTGGAAAAACTGTTCGTTTTGGCATTCACCCTGTTGCAg GTCGCATGCCAGGTCagttaaatgttttgttgGCAGAAGCTGGAATCCCTTATGAAGATATGTTAGAAATGGATGAAATCaatgatgattttaataaaactgattTAGTGTTAGTGGTTGGTGCTAATGATATAGTTAATTCAGGTGCTGAAGATGATCCAAATTCTGTTATTGCTGGAATGCCAGTGTTAAAAGTTTGGAATGCAAATCAG gTTATTGTTATGAAGCGATCCTTGGGTTTTGGATACGCAGCTGTTGAAAATCCAATATTTTACAAGCCAAATACCAATATGTTACTAGGAGATGCTAAGATAACATGTGAACAGTTATTGGCTAAAATTAAagcaaatcaataa
- the LOC114124296 gene encoding protein Peter pan isoform X1: protein MGSKRKSTVKKNKRLKKLKKTVYEEPEELKRAPHSFVIHRGQIGKSLLQLVKDFRKVMEPFTAASLQVYKKNTIKDFVALAGPMHVSHLCVFTSSDTGVNFRVARLPQGPTMTFKLQNYALSKDVVSSLRKQMVNPKLFSHAPLIVMNNFTGEGLHINLMATMFQNMFPTINVTKVNLNDIKRCVLMNYNTETKLIEFRHYAIKTVPVGLSKGVKKIVQSKVPDLSNFDDIDEFLLKPELLSDSEFEESTSSNVVVPQKLVSRGNIVGTQSSIRLSELGPRLTLQLIKVEEGLMTGDVMFHEFIKKPDEKPDDKKEAKEEV, encoded by the exons atgGGTTCCAAACGTAAATCTACcgtaaagaaaaat AAACGGTTGAAGAAATTGAAGAAAACTGTATATGAAGAACCTGAAGAATTGAAAAGAGCTCCACATTCATTTGTTATCCACCGAGGACAAATAGGTAAAAGTCTATTGCAGTTGGTCAAAGATTTTCGAAAAGTTATGGAACCATTCACTGCTGCTTCattacaa gtttacaaaaaaaacacaattaagGATTTTGTTGCTTTGGCAGGCCCAATGCATGTTTCACATTTGTGCGTATTCACAAGCTCAGATACCGGGGTTAATTTTCGTGTTGCTAGATTACCTCAAGGTCCAACAATGACatttaaactacaaaattatgCTTTAAGCAAAGATGTTGTGTCGTCTTTGCGCAAACAAATGGTAAATCCAAAATTGTTCAGTCATGCCCCCttaattgttatgaataattttactgGTGAAGGACTGCATATCAACCTAATGGCCACTATGTTCCAAAATATGTTCCCAACTATTAATGTCACAAAA GTAAATTTGAATGATATTAAAAGATGTGTTTTAATGAACTACAACACTGaaacaaaattgattgaaTTTAGACATTATGCTATTAAAACCGTTCCAGTTGGCTTATCTAAaggagtaaaaaaaattgttcagaGTAAAGTACcagatttatcaaattttgacgacATTGATGAATTCttgttaaa accAGAACTACTGTCTGATAGTGAGTTTGAAGAATCTACAAGTTCTAATGTTGTTGTTCCACAAAAATTGGTGAGTCGGGGCAACATAGTAGGAACTCAGTCTTCCATACGATTGAGTGAGCTTGGACCAAGACTAACATTACAG TTGATCAAAGTTGAAGAAGGACTTATGACTGGCGATGTGATGTtccatgaatttattaaaaaaccagATGAAAAACCAGATGATAAAAAAGAAGCAAAAGAGGAAGTCTAA
- the LOC114124285 gene encoding NAD(P) transhydrogenase, mitochondrial-like isoform X2 — translation MNVFAMDCMPRISRAQVFDVLSSMSNVAGYRAVIEAANHYPRFLAGQITAAGKLPPAKVFVIGGGVAGLAAIAQAKNMGAIVRAFDTRSAVKEQVESLGAQFLTVSIQEEGSTSGGYSKEMSKEFIEEEMELFSRQLKDVDIVISTALIPGKPAPKLILKEHIKNMKPGSVVVDLAAEAGGNIETTRVGEIYTYNDVVHIGITDLPSKLPSQSSSLYSNNISKFLLTIGSDKHFWINLEDEVIRGSIVLKSGVLLWPPPPPPQLEILKESKVVSKQVEIIPVDHLQKHLKDSLAVSTGLGSLLAFGAISPNHNFSIMASTFSLASIAGYYTVWDVTPALHSPLMSVTNAISGITAVGGLLLMGGTYYPTDAVQGLAATAALLSFVNVFGGFVVTQRMLQMFKRPSDPPEYNALYFIPASVFFCGYTWGIMNSLPEIHNFAALGSSLCCIGAIASLSSQKTARFGNNLGIIGVSGGIASTLGYIAPSTEVLAQMIVCTGLGGAIGSIVAKRIQITDLPQLVAGFHSLVGLAAVFTCLATFMHDFPLFATDPTATVIKTSLFLGSSIGGITFSGSLIAYGKLQGILASKPLLLPGRHTINMGLFAGNLASMAYFFYDPSMFGGLASLSSATAFSAALGLSLTSSIGGADMPVVITVLNSYSGWALCAEGFMLNNNLMTIVGALIGSSGAILSYIMCKAMNRSLTSVILGGFGNKPVKSSKQAEIAGTHTETSVDQVADLMINSKNIIITPGYGLCVAKAQYPLAEMVSILKKSGKTVRFGIHPVAGRMPGQLNVLLAEAGIPYEDMLEMDEINDDFNKTDLVLVVGANDIVNSGAEDDPNSVIAGMPVLKVWNANQVIVMKRSLGFGYAAVENPIFYKPNTNMLLGDAKITCEQLLAKIKANQ, via the exons atgaatgtttttg CAATGGATTGTATGCCTAGAATATCCAGAGCTCAAGTTTTTGATGTACTAAGTTCTATGTCAAACGTGGCTGGTTACAGAGCTGTCATCGAAGCTGCAAATCACTACCCAAGATTTTTAGCcg gacAAATAACTGCGGCTGGGAAATTACCGCCAGCTAAAGTATTTGTGATTGGTGGAGGTGTAGCTGGTCTAGCCGCTATTGCACAAGCTAAAAATATGGGAGCCATTGTTAGAGCATTTGATACACGGTCTGCTGTCAAGGAACAAGTTGAATCCTTAGGAGCACAATTTTTGACAGTTTCTATTCAG gaagaAGGTTCAACTTCGGGGGGTTACAGCAAAGAGATGTCCAAAGAATTTATTGAAGAAGAAATGGAATTATTTTCTAGACAACTAAAAGATGTAGATATTGTTATTTCAACTGCATTAATTCCAGGAAAACCGGCACCCAAgttgattttaaaa GAGCacattaaaaacatgaaaCCTGGAAGTGTTGTAGTTGACTTAGCTGCCGAAGCAGGCGGGAATATTGAAACAACTCGTGTTGGCGAAATTTACACTTATAATGATGTTGTGCATATTGGGATAACTGACTTGCCATCTAAACTACCATCACAGAGTTCTTCTTTGTAttcgaataatatatcaaaatttttactAACCATAGGCAGTGATAAACACTTTTGGATAAATTTAGAAGATGAAGTTATAAGGGGAagcattgttttaaaatcaggAGTATTATTATggccaccaccaccacctccACAACTTGAAATACTAAAAGAGAGTAAAGTGGTTTCAAAACAAGTTGAAATTATCCCTGTTGATCATCtccaaaaacatttgaaagaTTCGTTGGCAGTTAGCACCGGTCTTGGAAGCTTATTAGCATTTGGAGCTATATCTCCTAATCATAATTTCTCTATCATGGCATCTACATTTTCATTAGCTAGTATTGCTGGTTATTATACAGTTTGGG atGTAACTCCTGCATTGCATTCACCATTAATGTCTGTAACTAATGCCATATCGGGAATAACAGCGGTTGggggtttattattaatgggtGGAACATATTATCCTACAGACGCGGTGCAG GGATTAGCTGCAACAGCCGCACTTTTATCGTTCGTTAATGTATTTGGTGGATTTGTAGTGACTCAACGTATGTTACAAATGTTCAAAAg gCCAAGTGACCCACCAGAATacaatgcattatattttataccggCTTCGGTATTCTTTTGTGGTTATACATGGGGCATAATGAATAGCTTACcagaaatacataattttgcaGCATTAGGATCATCTTTATGTTGTATTGGTGCAATTGCTTCTTTGAGTTCACAAAAAACAGCTCGCTTTGGAAATAATTTAGGAATA ATTGGAGTCAGTGGTGGGATTGCCTCAACACTTGGCTATATTGCACCATCCACAGAAGTTTTGGCTCAAATGATAGTGTGTACTGGCCTTGGAGGTGCAATTGGTTCAATTGTAGCAAAGCGAATACAAATTACTGATTTGCCTCAACTTGTGGCGGGATTCCATAG tcttgTTGGTTTAGCTGCAGTGTTTACTTGTTTAGCAACATTCATGCATGATTTCCCATTATTTGCAACTGACCCAACTGCAACTGTTATAAAGACATCATTATTCTTAGGCTCGTCAATTGGTGGAATTACATTTAGTGGATCGTTAATTGCTTATGGAAAACTACAAGGAATTTTGGCTTCAAAACCATTATTGCTTCCAGGAAGACACACAATAAATATGGGCCTTTTTGCCGGAAACTTGGCTTCTAtggcatattttttctatgacCCATCAATGTTTGGAGGCTTGGCATCATTGTCATCTGCTACTGCTTTTTCGGCAGCTTTAGGATTGTCACTAACCTCATCTATCGGag gtGCTGATATGCCGGTCGTGATTAcagtattaaatagttattcagGATGGGCATTATGTGCTGAAgggtttatgttaaataataacttgatGACAATTGTAGGGGCTCTGATTGGATCCTCTGGTGCTATATTGTCTTACATCATGTGTAAG gcaATGAATCGTTCTTTGACTAGTGTTATACTTGGTGGTTTTGGTAATAAACCCGTTAAGTCCAGTAAACAAGCAGAAATAGCTGGAACACACACAGAAACAAGTGTTGACCAGGTAGCTGATCTCatgataaattcaaaaaatattataatcacaccag gtTATGGTTTATGTGTTGCTAAGGCACAATATCCACTGGCTGAAATGGTTTCGATTTTAAAGAAAAGTGGAAAAACTGTTCGTTTTGGCATTCACCCTGTTGCAg GTCGCATGCCAGGTCagttaaatgttttgttgGCAGAAGCTGGAATCCCTTATGAAGATATGTTAGAAATGGATGAAATCaatgatgattttaataaaactgattTAGTGTTAGTGGTTGGTGCTAATGATATAGTTAATTCAGGTGCTGAAGATGATCCAAATTCTGTTATTGCTGGAATGCCAGTGTTAAAAGTTTGGAATGCAAATCAG gTTATTGTTATGAAGCGATCCTTGGGTTTTGGATACGCAGCTGTTGAAAATCCAATATTTTACAAGCCAAATACCAATATGTTACTAGGAGATGCTAAGATAACATGTGAACAGTTATTGGCTAAAATTAAagcaaatcaataa
- the LOC114124298 gene encoding transcription factor Dp-1-like, whose amino-acid sequence MSSSSSTSSSYVVVKQENETTSQAVPVVNMAPIPAYKRRRNEKPGKGLRHFAMRVCEKVRSKMVTTYNEVADELVAEYPEGSNAEQYDQKNVRRRVYDALNVLMAMNIISKEKKEIKWIGLPVTSYQESTTLTQEREDLMTRLNEKQAFLHELIVQQVTFKQLVEKNKKYEQIHGRPSSASVLSLPFIAIKADPGTVIDCSISQDKKEYLFGFSNSYEIVEDMDLLKSMNLSLGLNTGTSTAEQLEQAKTCVPKKLHEFLSRIAVESSALDVVEEQPKKKFKSS is encoded by the exons ATGTCTTCGTCGTCCTCTACTTCTTCCTCGTACGTGGTCGTCAAACAAGAGAACGAAACCACCAGTCAAGCAGTGCCTGTCGTCAACATGGCCCCTATACCAGCATA taagcgAAGACGAAATGAAAAACCAGGAAAAGGTTTACGTCATTTTGCCATGCGTGTATGTGAAAAAGTACGTAGTAAAATGGTTACTACTTATAATGAAGTAGCAGATGAACTTGTTGCTGAATATCCAGAGGGTAGTAATGCTGAACAA taTGATCAAAAAAATGTGAGAAGACGAGTTTATGATGCTTTAAATGTGTTAATGGccatgaatattatatcaaaagaaaaaaaagaaatcaaatgGATAGGATTACCAGTGACTTCGTATCAGGAGTCTACAACATTAACTCAAGAACGAGAGGATTTAATGACACGGCTCAATGAAAAACAAGCATTTTTGCATGAATTAATTGTTCAA CAAGTTACATTTAAACAACTtgtcgaaaaaaataaaaagtatgaaCAGATACATGGAAGACCGTCTTCTGCGTCAGTTCTTAGTTTGCCATTTATTGCCATTAAAGCTGACCCAGGGACTGTAATTGATTGCAGTATTTCTCAAGACAA aaaggaatatttatttggatttAGTAACAGTTATGAAATTGTAGAAGATatggatttattaaaaagcatGAACCTttcattag gtctCAATACGGGCACAAGTACTGCAGAACAATTAGAACAAGCAAAAACATGTGTACCAAAGAAATTACATGAATTTTTATCAC GAATAGCAGTTGAATCATCAGCTTTAGATGTAGTAGAAGAACagccaaaaaaaaagttcaaatcTAGCTAA